GGCTCAGGATAAAAAAACCCGGGACGATCTCTATTTATTAGTAGAACATTTTATTAACGATGTAAAAAAAGAATTAGGAACCATAGATTGTATTGATTTAATTGGAGTTCCTATGAATACTGTAGAAGGATTAAGTGAGTACCGAAAAAATAATATGCACTTAAAATGCCGAGAATTCATTAAAACAATATCCCAAATAGCCAAAGAATATCTCGACCAAATTCGTCATTAACCAGACCCTATATGGAAAAATATCCAGTATTCGTCTATTACCCCGCTGGAAATAAAAATAGCTTGAACGTACTAATAGGAGCGCTACAAAACCATCCCT
This is a stretch of genomic DNA from Candidatus Atribacteria bacterium ADurb.Bin276. It encodes these proteins:
- a CDS encoding putative redox-active protein (C_GCAxxG_C_C), with product MPEATEYHQQGFNCCESTLMGLCDHLGKTCHFFPRLATGFGGGLGHTGDVCGAITGSIMALGLEFGRDQAQDKKTRDDLYLLVEHFINDVKKELGTIDCIDLIGVPMNTVEGLSEYRKNNMHLKCREFIKTISQIAKEYLDQIRH